Proteins encoded together in one Terriglobus saanensis SP1PR4 window:
- a CDS encoding PEP-CTERM sorting domain-containing protein, whose translation MSVKRLLGAALLLATSAICHADTLKFTLSGTENGYFLLSSTPIPDSHGNSVMNFYNTSYTNSSGVTSPIKVAFIAALPGVSGGGGFYDDVDGTGFSGLQMYTGTQSNPIFAPAVYTFKSGRTVVETVTITKLASAVTPEPSSLLLLFTGMGAVAVAFRKRFMGQGVSLA comes from the coding sequence ATGTCTGTCAAACGCCTTCTGGGCGCTGCCTTGCTGCTGGCAACGTCCGCGATCTGCCATGCCGATACGTTGAAGTTCACCCTCAGCGGTACGGAGAATGGCTACTTCCTTCTCTCCTCCACACCGATCCCGGACTCTCATGGCAATTCCGTCATGAACTTCTACAACACGTCATACACCAATAGTTCCGGCGTGACTTCCCCCATCAAGGTCGCTTTCATCGCCGCGCTCCCTGGCGTTTCGGGCGGCGGCGGTTTCTACGATGATGTGGATGGCACCGGTTTTTCGGGACTGCAGATGTATACCGGAACCCAGTCGAACCCCATCTTTGCTCCTGCCGTCTATACCTTCAAGAGCGGAAGAACGGTGGTTGAAACCGTCACCATTACCAAGCTGGCGTCGGCCGTAACGCCGGAGCCCTCCAGCCTTTTGCTGCTCTTCACGGGCATGGGTGCAGTAGCGGTAGCGTTCCGCAAACGGTTCATGGGCCAGGGAGTTTCACTGGCTTAG
- the dnaA gene encoding chromosomal replication initiator protein DnaA yields the protein MSFVPTPAVVLNFWVRILGALEKKINRQSFDTWLKPTRFSHLNGRTLYVRIPSSEFQHIGDRYADLVQEAIDKLELEIDDVKFVTPQDDPSLPKTREDGGFAPVPSHSMQAPLSPRNGRLGGAPPPPAPTTEQARFDWNTASQLNARYLFDNFVIGSGNQFAHAASQAVAERPSKAYNPLFLYGGVGMGKTHLMQAIGHEVKRRNPHASISYVSGEKFTNEMINSVRYDKMTTFRDKFRTVDVLLIDDIQFLAGKERTQEEFFHTFNALHESMKQIVIASDRPPKELADFEDRLRSRFEWGLIADIQPPDLETKVAILQKKAESEQTVLPIDVALFVASNVRTNVRELEGALVRLLAWCSLHGVEITLPTAQQCLKQFIDTQVRKITIEAIQRATAEQFGMRVSELKQKNNSRSIVVPRQIAMYLAKQMTEASLPEIGRQFGGKHHTTVMHSISKIDEQRRTDKSLNSTINKLMETLN from the coding sequence ATGTCCTTTGTCCCGACTCCCGCCGTTGTGCTGAACTTCTGGGTACGCATCCTGGGAGCGCTCGAAAAAAAGATTAACCGGCAGTCGTTCGACACCTGGCTCAAACCAACACGCTTCTCTCATCTCAACGGCCGCACCCTCTACGTGCGCATCCCCTCCAGCGAGTTCCAGCACATCGGCGACCGTTACGCGGACCTCGTGCAGGAGGCCATCGACAAACTTGAACTCGAAATCGACGACGTAAAATTCGTCACCCCGCAGGACGATCCCAGCCTCCCCAAGACGCGCGAAGACGGCGGCTTTGCCCCGGTCCCCTCGCACTCCATGCAGGCCCCTCTGTCGCCCCGTAACGGCCGTCTGGGAGGCGCTCCACCGCCGCCCGCGCCCACCACGGAGCAGGCTCGCTTCGACTGGAACACCGCCTCGCAGCTCAACGCTCGCTACCTCTTTGACAACTTCGTCATCGGCAGCGGCAACCAGTTCGCCCACGCGGCCTCGCAGGCCGTCGCCGAGCGGCCATCGAAGGCCTACAACCCGCTCTTCCTCTACGGTGGCGTGGGCATGGGCAAGACCCATCTCATGCAGGCCATCGGCCATGAGGTGAAACGTCGCAATCCGCACGCCAGCATCTCCTATGTTTCCGGCGAAAAGTTCACGAATGAAATGATCAACTCTGTTCGTTACGACAAGATGACAACCTTCCGCGATAAATTCCGGACGGTCGACGTTTTGCTCATCGACGACATCCAGTTTCTCGCCGGCAAAGAGCGGACGCAGGAAGAGTTCTTCCATACTTTCAATGCTTTGCACGAGAGCATGAAGCAGATCGTCATCGCCTCGGACCGGCCCCCAAAAGAACTTGCGGATTTCGAAGATCGTCTTCGCTCACGCTTCGAGTGGGGCCTGATCGCGGACATTCAACCGCCAGATCTCGAAACGAAGGTCGCCATCCTGCAGAAGAAGGCAGAGAGCGAACAGACCGTTCTTCCGATCGACGTTGCGCTCTTCGTCGCTTCGAACGTGCGTACCAACGTGCGTGAACTCGAAGGGGCGCTCGTTCGCCTGCTGGCCTGGTGCTCGCTCCACGGCGTGGAGATTACGCTGCCCACGGCGCAACAGTGCCTGAAGCAGTTCATCGATACGCAGGTGCGCAAGATCACGATTGAAGCCATCCAACGCGCGACGGCGGAGCAGTTCGGCATGCGCGTCTCGGAGCTGAAGCAGAAGAACAACTCGCGCTCCATCGTTGTCCCGCGCCAGATCGCGATGTATCTCGCCAAGCAGATGACGGAAGCCTCCCTGCCCGAGATCGGACGTCAGTTCGGCGGCAAGCATCACACGACGGTCATGCACTCGATCTCCAAGATCGACGAGCAGAGACGCACGGACAAGAGCCTGAACTCCACCATCAACAAACTGATGGAGACGTTGAACTAA